A stretch of the Aphis gossypii isolate Hap1 chromosome 2, ASM2018417v2, whole genome shotgun sequence genome encodes the following:
- the LOC114128226 gene encoding solute carrier family 35 member E2A-like: MTQLPKSVNVTEKRMEDGLHSFRAIAFLVLWYFFSGCTLFLNKYILSYLNGDPTILGASQMIMTTVCGFVQLYLPCGMYKQPIHRSKRPPNFYIHMCLVGCTRFITVLLGLISLNYVAVSFTETIKSSAPIFTVFISKLLLGEQTSILVSLSLVPIMVGLALCSSNEISFNLPGFIAALATNFTECLQNVYSKMLISGDKFKYTPAELQYYTSLASIIIQIPVSLVLVDIKYAVSNTSLYLLLMFILNGVFFHFQSITAYVLMDYISPVTYSVANTVKRAFLIWMSIILFGNSITLLSGLGTVIVIAGVVIYNKVKQYDINRQSNNDFDKILLTSPFKIRTI; this comes from the exons ATGACTCAGTTGCCCAAATCCGTTAACGTTACTGAGAAACGAATGGAAGATGGTTTACACTCCTTCAGGGCCATCGCATTCTTGGTCTTGTGGTATTTTTTCAGTGggtgtacattatttttgaacaagTACATCCTTTCTTATTTAAATGGAGATCCTACAATACtgg gagCATCTCAAATGATTATGACTACTGTTTGTGGCTTTGTCCAACTGTATTTACCATGTGGAATGTATAAACAACCAATACATCGATCAAAAAGACCTCCAAACTTTTATATCCATATGTGCTTAGTTGGTTGTACACG atttatTACAGTACTTTTAGGACTCATTTCACTCAATTATGTAGCTGTAAGTTTTACAGAAACAATTAAAAGTTCAGCTCCAATATTTACTGTATTCATTTCAAAACTGTTATTAG gagaACAAACAAGCATTTTGGTAAGCCTATCTTTAGTTCCTATAATGGTTGGACTGGCTTTATGTTCTTCAAATGAAATTTCATTTAACCTACCAGGATTTATAGCTGCCCTTGCAACCAATTTTACCGagtg tttacaaaatgtttactcAAAAATGCTAATTAGTGgtgataaattcaaatatac acctgctgaattacaatattatacaagtttagcttcaattataattcaaattcctGTGTCATTAGTGTTAGTTGACATCAAATATGCGGTTTCTAATACTAGTTTATATCTTTTActgatgtttatattaaatggagTGTTTTTCCATTTTCAAAGTATTACAGCATACGTTCTTATGGATTATATAAGTCCAGTtacctatag CGTGGCAAATACTGTTAAACGTGCATTTCTCATATGgatgtcaattattttatttggaaatTCTATTACTCTCTTGAGCGGGCTTGGTACTGTCATAGTTATTGCAGGagttgttatatataataaagtaaaacaatatgatattaatcgCCAGTCaaataat gactttgataaaatactattaaccTCTCCATTCAAAATTCGAACAATTTAg